From Lytechinus pictus isolate F3 Inbred chromosome 6, Lp3.0, whole genome shotgun sequence, the proteins below share one genomic window:
- the LOC129263020 gene encoding glycoprotein 3-alpha-L-fucosyltransferase A-like has protein sequence MMKRKDGRLIIPFCLAALIIICLSTDGPARSIARFSSEVHGVRSPMYGNASGQSEKGLSCYRQVQVWAGKRSPGTPKNSECPGLECGLSYILDRSYETMAKSDAIVFFHGSSRDWAEMQKRRPLNQAWVFYSLESPRYTSKHAEPPVKLDRLYNYTMSYMPTATILSPYGLYNKTLPQISSGEGRNWAKEKSALVAWAATNCGRTTWRRHEFVKTLAKHVSVDMYGRCGNMTCDRFSKECTNIIKNHKFYLSLESSECRDYITEKLWSNALLNDVVPIVYGPPREDYERVAPPNSFIHLQDFKSFQELVDYIHLLDSNDALYNSYFEWKKHGSVKILGEAVVLYPPYMCKLVSKLLDDEDKLRKFHQEAEHPSVRDDILSSCFEPTGFPHDF, from the coding sequence atgatgAAGAGGAAGGATGGTAGGCTCATAATACCATTTTGCTTAGCAGCGCTCATCATAATATGTTTGTCAACTGATGGACCAGCTAGATCAATTGCCCGTTTCTCCTCGGAAGTCCATGGGGTGAGATCTCCGATGTATGGAAATGCAAGTGGCCAGTCGGAAAAGGGATTATCTTGTTACCGTCAGGTACAGGTGTGGGCGGGCAAAAGGAGTCCCGGGACTCCGAAAAATTCAGAATGCCCAGGTCTAGAATGTGGGCTTAGTTATATTCTTGACAGAAGTTATGAGACTATGGCGAAGAGTGATGCAATCGTGTTCTTTCATGGTTCGAGTCGGGATTGGGCGGAGATGCAGAAGAGACGCCCACTGAATCAGGCATGGGTGTTTTATTCTTTAGAGAGTCCTCGGTATACGTCCAAACATGCAGAGCCACCAGTTAAACTTGATCGTTTATATAACTACACGATGTCGTATATGCCAACGGCAACGATTCTTAGTCCGTATGGACTTTACAATAAAACTCTTCCACAAATATCATCAGGTGAAGGTCGAAATTGGGCGAAGGAGAAAAGTGCCTTGGTGGCATGGGCGGCAACCAATTGCGGAAGAACAACCTGGCGCCGCCACGAATTTGTGAAAACGCTCGCGAAGCACGTAAGCGTCGACATGTATGGTCGTTGCGGAAACATGACTTGCGATCGATTTTCTAAAGAATGCACGAACATAATCAAGAATCACAAGTTTTATCTGTCTCTTGAGAGCAGCGAATGCCGGGACTACATCACCGAGAAGTTATGGTCTAACGCTCTATTGAATGATGTCGTGCCCATCGTGTATGGTCCACCGCGGGAAGATTATGAGCGCGTAGCGCCACCAAACTCGTTCATACATTTACAAGATTTCAAAAGCTTCCAGGAATTGGTCGATTATATTCATCTTTTAGATTCAAATGATGCCCTATACAATTCATACTTCGAATGGAAAAAACATGGATCGGTAAAAATACTTGGTGAAGCAGTTGTTCTGTATCCACCATATATGTGTAAACTGGTCTCGAAATTATTGGATGATGAAGACAAGCTGCGAAAGTTTCACCAGGAAGCAGAGCATCCTTCTGTCCGTGATGATATATTAAGTTCTTGCTTTGAGCCAACCGGATTTCCACATGATTTCTAA